ATCTTATCAACAGAATAACAGACAATAAAAAAGTACAAAACCTGTTCCTTGAGCTCTTTCGCATCGGAACTATCTTTGTTAACTCGAGCAGCACCAAGCTCAACAGTTGAGACCCTTTCAGCGAACTTTAAAGTACTCAATGTTTCTCCAAGAGCTTCAGGCTCTGGACTTATGTGAACAAACATGAGTGTCTTTGCTTGACCTCCTGAAAGGATATTGAAGCAAATGTGGTTAGCCAAAGTATTACAGCCAATAGCGAGTCCATGGATTTCAAAGTCACACATACCAAGTGAATCTTGGAGCAGTTGTGTGAGTTTACTGTTCCTATAAGGGACATGTGCATTCTTTTGAGCAAGAGAGGAAATAACATCTCCTAATGCAGAAAGAGATTTGTTGATATGTTGTGCCTCTTTCAACCTATCTCCTATAACCTCAGACTTGTCAACCCTTTCACTTCCTGCCAAGTCAACAAGGTGCATACACCCGCGAAGCGTTGCCCCAGATGTCAAATCTCTTCCTTGAACATGGACAGTTAAGCAGCTGCAAATTGTTGCAATATTAGTTAATGCACATTAAGAGAAGACTTGTGACACATTTCATCTAAATTTATTTAAGAAGAGTTTGCATCATAGTTAATAGCAAAAGTACCTATGAGAACGACTGCTTCGATCATTCATGGCGGTAGAGCTCACTGCACGATTCTTTTGGCCCAGATTCATCAGATTTATAACATCCGATGTTGATGACACGGGTACAAGACATGCATCTGGTACGTTAATCCCATTTTGTGAACTGTTACGAACTTCCAACGTAATTAGCAGTTAAGGACATGCAATACAGAAAGAGCTTcattatataaaagaaaataaagaaatacaGAAGGGAAAGAAAAAGGATATCTTCGGTTAGTCGAATCTGTCACAAGGAGATCCCTAATTTGGTCATTGTAAATCTCAAGCATCTGAACAGATATGTCATAGGAAATGGTCTGTTTTCTTTGTTGTGAAAGAATAAACAAATCACTCAATGCCCTGTAGTTTACACCTAAAGTGTCCTCAGTGAGCTCTGTTGGTCCTGACTGGATTTACAAATGAGATAATCAGTAGCATCACTAGAAAAAAGCTGTTCAATcacaaaatttatatatttgatgTTTAATCCTCTTACCATGGTGTAGGTTTTTCCTGATCCAGTTTGGCCATAAGCAAATATGCAAACATTATAACCATCGAGCACAGATCGAATCAAAGGTTGAGTATCTGAAAATACTTCCCCTGGATAGAGAGAATGTAGGTGCTCAATATTCATAATGCAAAAAAGTTACATGATACGACCATGAAAAGAATTTGAACCTTGGGTAGCAGAAGGCCCAAATACTTTGTTAAATTTGAATGATTTCCTTCCCTCCTTGCCGTATTTCGGTGGTGTCACAATGCTCATATTCCCTTCATCTATGCGATCAACAGTAGAAGGTCGGTTTGAGTGCGCACCGAGGAATGGTCGAACTCTACAATATACTCTGATATTTCCTGATAGATGAATGCAATATATGAACATTACGAGGAAGTTCACATTACAAAGCTACAAACTTAACCCACTGCAAATGCTACCTTTCAGATCTTGGACTTGGTTGTATAGTTTTCGATTTTCTTCAAGAACTCTTCGGTATTCTGAAGCAGCATAAGCCACGCTATGCATGCGCTTACCTAATTTAGGCGGGCAGTTAGACTGAGAATACATTTGAAGGTACGAGGTAGAAGAAtgataaaagaatttaaattaACTAGTAACTTATACCAAGATTGTTGAATTCCTCTTGGTACTTCATTTGCAAAATCTGCATTCCTACCTTGGTTTCACCAAGAGCATCCTTTAACATCTACAGAAGAAAACCAACTATGAAATTGCATATTCCAGAGGAGTCATTAGCTGCTAGCTATTACACTATAGCACCAGTTACCTCTATGTTTTTCTGTTGCTGTTCAAGCAGCATCTGTCTTCTCAAGATTTTGCGTTCTAATTCCTCATCACGTTGATCATTAGCCTCACCGTTTTCCACTTTTGTTTCAGGACAACTTTCTGCTTCAGGAAAGCTCTCTGCCTCAAGACAAATTGTTGCC
The sequence above is drawn from the Cucumis melo cultivar AY chromosome 2, USDA_Cmelo_AY_1.0, whole genome shotgun sequence genome and encodes:
- the LOC103492129 gene encoding kinesin-like protein KIN-14G isoform X2; protein product: MVIVFLLNRLQVVITAMIIAMKQLGSSRPLHMLLSQLLSNKQLDEIPSIVECMIGKVMEEFENRLATHNNMMKASPEDVAESVSNKSPPQITSADETMEEETTSSPEEISSPEATSCVEEINSPKDSPEATICLEAESFPEAESCPETKVENGEANDQRDEELERKILRRQMLLEQQQKNIEMLKDALGETKVGMQILQMKYQEEFNNLGKRMHSVAYAASEYRRVLEENRKLYNQVQDLKGNIRVYCRVRPFLGAHSNRPSTVDRIDEGNMSIVTPPKYGKEGRKSFKFNKVFGPSATQGEVFSDTQPLIRSVLDGYNVCIFAYGQTGSGKTYTMSGPTELTEDTLGVNYRALSDLFILSQQRKQTISYDISVQMLEIYNDQIRDLLVTDSTNRRLEVRNSSQNGINVPDACLVPVSSTSDVINLMNLGQKNRAVSSTAMNDRSSRSHSCLTVHVQGRDLTSGATLRGCMHLVDLAGSERVDKSEVIGDRLKEAQHINKSLSALGDVISSLAQKNAHVPYRNSKLTQLLQDSLGGQAKTLMFVHISPEPEALGETLSTLKFAERVSTVELGAARVNKDSSDAKELKEQIASLKAALVKKDGETEQNSRPSSPEKSRMKTFLSSPSLPSYKSVVEMSVNRTNSLEDVRNAAEAQKQATQKIKRRSLDPRDILKNSPWPPLSATLVNAREDDKESVSSDWDDKVVVNKNSIVRRDETLTGPWDVNNLPETYGQNFLVDPSKVYPENSFNNASVNKKDNQEFDMQRNQYEIASTDDSDDHETVNSETSEPEVIWQSSLPIPKGSSIPNGLGSKIKKPAAIKPAKSPEIRSFIPSLIPSPSRKPQAGIAQPVPKTGKQVVSVEGGKRKGGKY